From Candidatus Hydrogenedentota bacterium:
CCTTACCCCCAAGCCCCGCAAAAAACACCTCAAGACTTACTCAACTTCCGTTGAAAAGCCGCGGATCGCGCCCGGTAAATCGCAGATCATTCGCCCGAATGCCGCCGCCGTCGTGCTCGCGGGCGGAAACAGCACGCGCATGGGCCAGGACAAGCGTTTTCTCGCATTCCACGGGCGTCCGCTTATCGAGTACGTCTGCAATCAACTTCGCGGGGCATTCCCGGAGGTATTGGTTGCCGCCAACGACGCGACCCGGCTGGCTTTTCTCAATCTGCCGGTCATCCCGGACGTCATGCCCGGCCAAGGTCCGCTCGGCGGGATTGCCGCCACACTGGCCGCCTCGAATTATGACCTGAATTTCTTTGTGGCATGCGATATCCCCTTCATTGACTTCACGCTTGTCGAACGGTTGATGCGCGCGGCCGCCGGTTGCGATGGCGCGGTTCCGGCAACGCCCGAAGGACACCTGGAGCCGCTGTTCGCCGTTTACCGCAAAAGTCTGCTGCCGGCCATGCGCGATGCGCTCGCCCGCGGAAACAGGCGGATACGCGATGTGTTCACCCAAGGCCGGGTCAACACGATTCCCCTGCGGGGTTCGCTTGCCCCGCGAAACCTGAACACGGTCGAAGAGTACCGCGCGTTGCTCGCGGTCGGACGCCTCTTGCCGGCAAGCGCCGTTCCGGCCTGAATGTGCGCCCGCAACGGCTTCAGGCCGACAACGATCCCTTGAGCGCGACGATGTAGTCGTGCGCCATCTGGAGATCCTCGAAAGCCTCTTCCGCCCCGCACAGCGGCGTCGGCTCGCCTTGGATGGCCTTGACAAAATTGATGGCCTGCTGGCGCATAGCGTGGATCCACGGCAGTTGAGGCACAATCTTCTCCGGCGTGGCGCCATCACCCGGATCGCGGTATACCGTCACCCGGCCGGGACGATTGGACGCGAGCGGCGCGGGCAATTCAATCAGAATATAGCCGCGCTCGAACGCGACCAGCGCGCTTTCCTGCCAGTCCACCGTCGTGCAGTACGGCGACATTTCGATGGTCCCCGGCACGCCGCCGACCGAATGCGCCACGAGCAGCACGCCCGACGGATCGGCATACGAAACCGTGTAGGACTCGCCAAACAGATGCCGCAGCAGATTGACCTGGTGTATGTAATAATTGACGAACGCGTCGTATTCCTTTTGCGTTTCGGGTCCCATGTCGCCGGGTCGTGGATCGTATTGCAGCGCCGGCATCGCCTCCTGTGAGTGGACAAGATCGAGAAACCCGTTCGCGATCCAGTCGCCCGCCGGCATCAACAGGCGGACATATTTCAGTTTGCCCAATTCCCCGGACGCCTTCAGCCGCGCCATCTCGCGCCTGGCATACATCGTCGCCGGATCGCTGCGCTTGTGATAGCCGACATACTGTTTCGCCTGGCTCGAACGCAGGGCGGCTAAGATCTGTTCGCCCGCTTCCAGCGAACACGTCAGCGGTTTTTCCGTCAACACGGGCACGCCCGCCTTGAACAAATCCGGCAACAACACCCCGTGCCGGTTGTACGGCTGCGACGCGACGATTCCGTCCAACTGTTCCGACGCCAGCATCGCCAGATGATCGGGATAGACGCGATCGACGCCGTATTTCGCGGCGACCTTGCGTCCCAATTCGCGGCGCACCTCGGCAATCGCGACGACCTCGCAGTCCGGTATCGTCGCGTAATTCTTCAGATGCGCGCACTGCCCCATGCCCCCCACGCCCACAAATCCAATCCGCACTTTGCCGGCCATGCCTTGGTTTCCCTTCCTTTTTATGGGAATTTTGTTACATTATCCGAGGGCTAATCCGCTTCCCGCTATTTTTCACGATAAAGCGTTGCGCGATACTTCCCAAATCCGCCGACGTCACGAGGCGCGGTTGCCCGGCTGCTTCTTGTTTTTGATCGTGTTGTACAGGTCGAACGCCGCTTCGGGTTTTTCGTGCTTGTGAACGACGGCGCCGACGGCCTGCGCCATCGCGGCGGGATCGTCCGCGGCGAAAATATTGCGGCCCATATCCACGCCGCACGCGCCCTGATCGATCGCCTTCCACGCCATTTTGAGCGCATCGAGTTCGGGGAGTTTCTTGCCGCCGGCGATCACAACCGGAATCGGGCACGCCGCGACGACTTCGTCGAATCCGGGTTCGCAGTAGTAGGTCTTGACGAAGTGGGCGCCGAGTTCGGCGATCACGCGGCACGCGAGACCGAGGTAACGCGAGTCGCGGACCATTTCTTTGCCGACGGCCGTCACGCCAAGGACCGGCATGCCGTATTTCGCGCCTTCATTGATAAGATACGCCAAATTTGCGAGGGTTTCCTTTTCGTGTTCCGCGCCGATGCAGACCTGCGTCGTCACGGCGGCGGCATTCATGGCGACGGCTTCGGCCAGCGTAACCCCGATTACCTCGTTGCTCAGGTCGCGGAGGACCGTCGCGCCCGTGCTCGAACGCAACACGACCGGCTTGCGCACCAGCGGGTCAATGCAGGTCCGCAGCGCGCCGCGCGTGCACATCAGGCAGTCCACGTGCTTGATCAGCGGCGGCACGACGAGATCCATCCGTTCGAGACCGGTCGTCGGACCCATGATATAGCCGTGATCGAAGGCCAACATGACCGTGCGCCCGCTCTTCGGATTAAAGATATGCGCAAGACGGTTCTTGACGCCCCAGCCTAGGTGCGCCGAACCTTTCAAGTAGAACCCGTGCGATTTCATCGGAATGCCGATGCCGAAATCTTTTTTGTCTTCGGAGGATTTGTCGTTGTCAGGCATGTTGTTCCGCTCCTTTCAAAAAGCCGTTGAAAATCAGCGCCACCGAGGTCGCACCCGGATCCGGCGTGCCGATCGTCTGCTCCTTCACGTTTCGCGCGCGGCCGAATTTCGCCACCATGTCCTTCGTGGCTTCCGCGCCCATATCGGCGGCCCGCGCGGCCGCTTTCAGCATGGACACCATATCGTTCGACGCGGTTTCGGCGCGGGCCGCTTCGACGGCCGGCACAAGCGCGTCCATCAGCGTCTTGTCGCCCGGCTGGGCCTTTGTCTGTTTGCGCAGGTGGGCGAGTCCTGCCTCGAACATCGCGGCCAGTT
This genomic window contains:
- the dhaL gene encoding dihydroxyacetone kinase subunit DhaL, yielding MLRAIDYDGVTRMLKAAAEEIRANHELLSKLDSVGGDGDHGTTMVRAMALIDKTIEGRSDRNIKSLLRDLGWAIMGVDGGAIGPLLGLFFAGMANAAEGESADAGQLAAMFEAGLAHLRKQTKAQPGDKTLMDALVPAVEAARAETASNDMVSMLKAAARAADMGAEATKDMVAKFGRARNVKEQTIGTPDPGATSVALIFNGFLKGAEQHA
- the lsrF gene encoding 3-hydroxy-5-phosphonooxypentane-2,4-dione thiolase — protein: MPDNDKSSEDKKDFGIGIPMKSHGFYLKGSAHLGWGVKNRLAHIFNPKSGRTVMLAFDHGYIMGPTTGLERMDLVVPPLIKHVDCLMCTRGALRTCIDPLVRKPVVLRSSTGATVLRDLSNEVIGVTLAEAVAMNAAAVTTQVCIGAEHEKETLANLAYLINEGAKYGMPVLGVTAVGKEMVRDSRYLGLACRVIAELGAHFVKTYYCEPGFDEVVAACPIPVVIAGGKKLPELDALKMAWKAIDQGACGVDMGRNIFAADDPAAMAQAVGAVVHKHEKPEAAFDLYNTIKNKKQPGNRAS
- a CDS encoding Gfo/Idh/MocA family oxidoreductase, whose amino-acid sequence is MAGKVRIGFVGVGGMGQCAHLKNYATIPDCEVVAIAEVRRELGRKVAAKYGVDRVYPDHLAMLASEQLDGIVASQPYNRHGVLLPDLFKAGVPVLTEKPLTCSLEAGEQILAALRSSQAKQYVGYHKRSDPATMYARREMARLKASGELGKLKYVRLLMPAGDWIANGFLDLVHSQEAMPALQYDPRPGDMGPETQKEYDAFVNYYIHQVNLLRHLFGESYTVSYADPSGVLLVAHSVGGVPGTIEMSPYCTTVDWQESALVAFERGYILIELPAPLASNRPGRVTVYRDPGDGATPEKIVPQLPWIHAMRQQAINFVKAIQGEPTPLCGAEEAFEDLQMAHDYIVALKGSLSA
- a CDS encoding molybdenum cofactor guanylyltransferase, with amino-acid sequence LTPKPRKKHLKTYSTSVEKPRIAPGKSQIIRPNAAAVVLAGGNSTRMGQDKRFLAFHGRPLIEYVCNQLRGAFPEVLVAANDATRLAFLNLPVIPDVMPGQGPLGGIAATLAASNYDLNFFVACDIPFIDFTLVERLMRAAAGCDGAVPATPEGHLEPLFAVYRKSLLPAMRDALARGNRRIRDVFTQGRVNTIPLRGSLAPRNLNTVEEYRALLAVGRLLPASAVPA